One segment of Ziziphus jujuba cultivar Dongzao chromosome 12, ASM3175591v1 DNA contains the following:
- the LOC107429328 gene encoding 10 kDa chaperonin, mitochondrial: MAAKRLIPTLNRILIEKIVPPSKTTAGVLLPESSTKLNSGKVVAVGPGARDKSGNVIPVCVKEGDTVLLPEYGGTQVKLGDKEFHLYRDEDILGKLVE; encoded by the exons ATGGCGGCGAAGCGTCTGATTCCGACTCTCAACAGAATTCTGATTGAGAAAattgtcccaccatccaaaaCAACCGCCGGAGTTCTCCTCCCTGAATCCTCCACCAAG CTCAACTCAGGAAAGGTGGTTGCTGTGGGACCTGGAGCACGGGATAAATCTGGAAATGTGATACCAGTGTGTGTTAAAGAAGGTGATACAGTTCTTTTGCCCGAGTATGGAGGTACCCAAGTCAAGCTTGGTGACAAAGA GTTTCATTTGTACAGGGATGAGGATATTTTGGGAAAATTGGTTGAATGA
- the LOC107429308 gene encoding probable sulfate transporter 3.3: protein MGGGSHNKIEDSSTKISQTSSFSAATASAMETPNNVSDNNMNSHHCVDIAMEVHHQVVPPPHRSSLQKLKSKFKETFFPDDPLRQFKGQPCSKKWILGLQYLFPIFQWGPNYSLKLFKSDIVSGLTIASLAIPQGISYAKLANLPPIVGLYSSFVPPLVYAVLGSSRDLAVGPVSIASLILGSMLTQEVSPTKDPLLFLQLAFTATFFAGFIQASLGLLRLGFIIDFLSKATLIGFMAGAAIIVSLQQLKSLLGITHFTKKMGLIPVLTSVFHTRKEWSWQTILMGVSFLVLLLLARQLSIRKPKLFWVSAGAPLVCVILSTIVVFAFKAQHHGISVIGKLQEGLNPPSWNMLHFRGSHLGLAIKTGLVTGIISLTEGIAVGRTFASLKEYRVDGNKEMIAIGLMNIVGSSTSCYVTTGAFSRSAVNHNAGAKTAVSNIVMSVTVMVTLLFLMPLFQYTPNVVLGAIIVTAVVGLIDIPAALNIWKIDKFDFIVMLCAFVGVIFFSVQGGLAIAVGISIFKILLQVTRPRTVVLGSIPGTDIYRDVHHYKEAMTVPGFLILSIEAPINFANSMYLNERILRWIEEFETEDDMKKYLSIQYVILEMSAVSAIDTTGVSLFKDLKKAIEKKGMELVLVNPLGEVMEKLQRAEETSDMMTVDKLYLTVGEAVALLSSSMKGQSSAKYGAATQGDEN, encoded by the exons ATGGGTGGAGGGTCACATAATAAAATAGAGGACTCCTCAACCAAAATAAGCCAAACCAGTAGTTTCTCAGCTGCTACTGCTTCAGCTATGGAAACACCAAACAATGTCAGTGACAATAATATGAACTCTCATCACTGTGTAGACATAGCTATGGAGGTTCATCATCAGGTAGTTCCTCCACCACATAGAAGCTCTTTGCAGAAACTGAAAAGCAAGTTCAAAGAAACTTTCTTCCCTGATGACCCTTTGCGCCAATTCAAAGGACAACCTTGCAGCAAGAAATGGATACTTGGTCTTCAGTATCTTTTTCCTATATTTCAATGGGGTCCTAATTATAGTCTCAAACTCTTCAAATCTGATATTGTTTCTGGCCTCACCATTGCCAGTTTGGCCATCCCACAg gGAATAAGTTATGCTAAGCTTGCTAATTTACCTCCCATTGTGGGTCTCT ATTCTAGCTTTGTTCCTCCATTAGTGTATGCTGTCCTTGGAAGTTCTAGGGACCTTGCAGTAGGACCTGTTTCCATTGCTTCTCTTATACTTGGATCAATGCTTACGCAAGAAGTGTCTCCCACAAAAGATCCTCTTCTCTTCCTTCAGTTGGCTTTTACAGCAACTTTTTTTGCTGGTTTTATTCAAGCTTCTCTTGGATTGTTGAG GCTTGgttttataattgattttctttcaaaggCTACTCTTATTGGTTTTATGGCTGGAGCAGCTATAATAGTGTCTCTGCAACAGCTCAAGAGCCTCCTTGGAATCACCCACTTCACCAAAAAAATGGGTTTGATTCCTGTTTTAACCTCTGTTTTTCACACCAGAAAGGag TGGTCATGGCAAACTATTCTAATGGGCGTCTCCTTCCTTGTGTTGCTCCTACTAGCCAGACAACTA AGCATAAGAAAACCGAAGTTATTCTGGGTCTCAGCTGGAGCTCCCCTTGTATGTGTGATCCTTTCAACTATCGTTGTTTTCGCATTCAAAGCTCAACACCATGGAATTAGTGTT ATAGGAAAATTGCAAGAGGGATTAAATCCACCTTCATGGAATATGTTGCATTTCCGTGGCAGCCACCTCGGGCTTGCAATCAAGACCGGCCTTGTCACCGGCATCATTTCCCTCACt GAAGGAATAGCAGTGGGAAGGACATTTGCTTCTCTGAAGGAGTACAGAGTGGATGGGAACAAGGAGATGATAGCCATTGGGCTAATGAACATTGTTGGCTCTTCAACTTCATGCTATGTTACTACAG GTGCATTTTCGAGGTCTGCTGTGAATCACAATGCAGGAGCCAAGACAGCAGTGTCTAACATAGTAATGTCAGTGACTGTCATGGTCACGCTTCTCTTCCTCATGCCACTCTTCCAATACACTCCCAATGTTGTATTGGGAGCGATCATTGTCACAGCTGTTGTTGGCCTTATTGACATTCCTGCTGCTTTAAACATTTGGAAGATTGACAAATTCGATTTCATTGTCATGTTATGTGCCTTTGTGGGtgttatttttttctctgtCCAAGGAGGCTTGGCCATTGCg GTTGGGATTTCCATTTTCAAGATCTTACTGCAAGTTACAAGGCCAAGGACAGTGGTTTTGGGAAGTATACCAGGTACTGATATATATAGAGATGTACACCACTATAAGGAAGCAATGACAGTCCCTGGTTTCCTTATTTTAAGTATTGAAGCGCCTATCAATTTCGCCAACAGCATGTATCTCAATGAAAGGATTTTGAGATGGATAGAAGAATTTGAGACTGAAGatgatatgaaaaaatatttgagCATTCAATATGTGATTCTAGAAATGTCAg CTGTGAGTGCCATAGACACAACTGGAGTCTCTCTTTTCAAGGATTTAAAGAAAGCAATTGAAAAGAAGGGAATGGAG CTTGTGTTGGTAAATCCTCTTGGAGAAGTTATGGAAAAATTACAAAGGGCAGAGGAAACCAGTGATATGATGACTGTAGATAAGCTTTATTTAACGGTGGGAGAAGCTGTAGCTTTGCTATCTTCATCAATGAAAGGTCAATCATCAGCAAAATATGGGGCAGCAACACAAGGGGATGAGAACTAG